A window of Burkholderia ubonensis contains these coding sequences:
- a CDS encoding amino acid ABC transporter substrate-binding protein, which translates to MRHRSFAVLATLLAACVASTAACAQTLDKISRSGRIVVSYREAAVPFSYLLTPHKAVGFSVDVTEAIVDDVRKTLRRPDLRVAYVPVTGQNRIPLLVDGSYDLECGSTTNTSARGKDVAFSINYFYAGTRLMAKRASHIGDYADLAHQAVATVAGSTNEKTLRRELAARHIDADVVLAKDYADALQMVATDKVAALALDDVLLYGLRANADDPGSWVVAGDALQVEPYACMVRKDDPAFKRLVDGTLTRLIRSGEFARLYAKWFESPIPPRGANLDMPMSAALKANLVTRSDRPAQ; encoded by the coding sequence ATGAGACATCGGTCCTTTGCCGTGCTCGCCACATTGCTCGCGGCGTGCGTCGCGTCGACGGCCGCATGCGCGCAGACGCTCGACAAGATTTCGCGGTCCGGCCGGATCGTCGTGTCGTACCGCGAAGCCGCGGTGCCGTTCAGCTATCTGCTGACGCCGCACAAGGCCGTCGGCTTTTCGGTCGACGTGACCGAAGCCATCGTCGACGACGTCCGCAAGACGCTGCGCAGGCCCGACCTGCGGGTCGCCTACGTGCCGGTGACCGGACAGAACCGCATTCCGCTGCTGGTCGATGGCAGCTACGACCTCGAATGCGGATCGACGACCAATACGTCGGCGCGCGGCAAGGACGTCGCGTTCTCGATCAACTACTTCTATGCCGGCACGCGGCTGATGGCGAAGCGCGCGTCGCACATCGGCGACTACGCGGACCTTGCGCACCAGGCCGTCGCGACGGTTGCCGGAAGCACGAACGAGAAGACGTTGCGGCGCGAACTCGCCGCGCGGCACATCGATGCCGACGTGGTGCTCGCGAAGGACTATGCGGATGCACTGCAGATGGTCGCGACCGACAAGGTCGCCGCGCTCGCGCTCGACGACGTTCTGCTGTACGGACTGCGGGCGAATGCCGACGATCCCGGCAGTTGGGTCGTCGCCGGCGACGCGCTGCAGGTCGAGCCTTACGCATGCATGGTGCGCAAGGACGATCCGGCGTTCAAGCGGCTCGTCGACGGCACGCTCACGCGGCTCATCAGAAGCGGCGAGTTCGCGCGGCTCTATGCGAAGTGGTTCGAATCGCCGATTCCGCCGCGCGGCGCGAATCTCGACATGCCGATGAGCGCGGCGCTGAAGGCGAATCTCGTCACGCGCAGCGATCGGCCGGCCCAATGA
- a CDS encoding DNA-binding response regulator, with amino-acid sequence MQPSTSVLSNAHILIADDQPDQLRLLVDLLRDTGCRISIAHDGVQACQRAQALLPDLVLMDVRMPRMDGFTACRRLAADPLTSAIPVIFLTVAGELHERIEGLEIGGVDYIVKPFEPAEVIARIRVQLMRMRRPLPGEASAAPTVAAAGRDDGIIVRAAIRHLSRSLHEPPTVEQLARAVGTHEKRLSRAFRDNLGQTVFEYVRHERLRVARDLLDSTSLSIASIAKEIGFATPANFATAFRERFGITPTEWRRQRVAAAPATGRKRERDA; translated from the coding sequence ATGCAGCCCTCGACATCCGTATTGAGCAATGCCCATATCCTGATCGCCGACGATCAGCCCGACCAGTTGCGCTTGCTGGTCGACCTTCTGCGCGACACCGGGTGCCGGATCAGCATCGCGCACGACGGCGTGCAGGCGTGCCAGCGCGCGCAGGCGCTGTTGCCCGATCTCGTGCTGATGGACGTGCGGATGCCGCGCATGGACGGGTTCACCGCGTGCCGGCGGCTGGCGGCCGACCCGCTGACGAGCGCGATCCCGGTGATCTTCCTGACGGTGGCCGGCGAACTGCACGAGCGCATCGAAGGGCTCGAGATCGGCGGCGTCGATTACATCGTCAAGCCGTTCGAGCCCGCCGAAGTCATCGCGCGGATCCGCGTGCAGCTGATGCGGATGCGGCGCCCGCTGCCGGGCGAGGCATCGGCCGCGCCCACCGTGGCTGCGGCCGGCAGGGACGACGGCATCATCGTGCGCGCGGCGATCCGCCACCTGTCGCGCTCACTGCACGAGCCGCCGACGGTGGAGCAACTGGCGCGCGCGGTCGGCACGCACGAGAAGCGCCTGTCGCGCGCGTTTCGCGACAATCTCGGGCAGACGGTGTTCGAATACGTGCGCCACGAGCGGCTGCGCGTCGCGCGCGATCTGCTGGATTCGACGTCGCTCAGCATCGCCAGCATCGCGAAGGAGATCGGCTTTGCGACGCCCGCGAATTTCGCCACCGCGTTCCGCGAACGGTTCGGCATCACGCCGACCGAATGGCGCAGGCAGCGCGTCGCGGCAGCGCCCGCGACCGGCCGCAAGCGGGAACGCGACGCGTAA
- a CDS encoding LysR family transcriptional regulator, protein MKLSFEALEALDAIDRTGTFAEAAELLHRVPSALTYLVQKLESDLGVVLFDRSGRRAKLTQAGRVVVDEGRRLLRAAEQLELKALRVQQGWETEVRVCIDEILPFDSLWPYVHRFYALGMDTRLRLSTEVLGGSWDALISRRADLVVGAAGEPPELPDIIARPIGSLKHVFAVAPSHPLAALPEPLSMASVVQYRGAVISDTSRELQPQSIGIDPGQPYLAVPTLTAKLEAQCEGLGVGSLPECIAAPAIASGKLVAREVTGMRDTTHCYLAWRGDEAGRALHWWVEQLDKPHLVDCFTAPH, encoded by the coding sequence ATGAAGCTTTCCTTCGAGGCGCTCGAGGCACTGGACGCGATCGATCGCACCGGCACGTTCGCCGAAGCGGCCGAGCTGCTGCACCGCGTCCCGTCGGCGCTCACCTATCTCGTCCAGAAGCTCGAAAGCGATCTTGGCGTCGTGCTGTTCGATCGCAGCGGCCGCCGCGCGAAGCTCACGCAAGCCGGCCGGGTGGTCGTCGACGAAGGCCGGCGGCTGCTGCGCGCGGCCGAACAGCTCGAGCTGAAGGCGCTGCGCGTGCAACAGGGCTGGGAAACGGAAGTGCGCGTCTGCATCGACGAAATCCTGCCGTTCGACTCGCTGTGGCCGTACGTCCATCGCTTCTATGCGCTCGGGATGGATACGCGCCTGCGCCTGTCGACCGAAGTGCTCGGCGGCTCCTGGGACGCGCTGATTTCGCGTCGCGCCGATCTCGTCGTCGGCGCGGCCGGCGAGCCGCCCGAGCTGCCGGACATCATCGCGCGGCCGATCGGCTCGCTCAAGCACGTGTTCGCGGTCGCGCCATCGCATCCGCTCGCCGCGCTGCCCGAACCGCTGTCGATGGCCTCGGTCGTCCAGTATCGCGGCGCGGTGATCAGCGATACGTCGCGCGAATTGCAGCCGCAGTCGATCGGGATCGACCCCGGCCAGCCGTACCTCGCCGTGCCGACGCTTACCGCCAAACTGGAGGCGCAATGCGAGGGCCTCGGCGTCGGCTCGCTGCCCGAGTGCATCGCGGCGCCCGCGATCGCCAGCGGCAAGCTCGTCGCGCGCGAGGTGACCGGCATGCGCGATACCACGCACTGCTATCTCGCATGGCGCGGCGACGAAGCCGGACGCGCACTGCACTGGTGGGTCGAGCAACTCGACAAACCCCACCTCGTCGATTGCTTCACGGCGCCGCACTGA
- a CDS encoding CBS domain-containing protein, which yields MNAAMLCTRDVATCTTQATVVDAAAMMRDAHAGDLVVVSEQDGKLVPVGMVTDRDIVLTVVRADAAPGALFVGDVMSAPVALANADDDIWLLAKRMRQHGVRRLPVVGADGELVGVVSLDDMLRAAAALLDELRLVAARQVYFEEKQRG from the coding sequence ATGAATGCCGCGATGCTTTGCACCCGCGATGTCGCCACGTGTACGACGCAGGCTACCGTCGTCGACGCGGCCGCGATGATGCGCGACGCCCACGCGGGCGATCTCGTGGTCGTGAGCGAACAGGACGGGAAGCTCGTGCCGGTCGGGATGGTCACCGATCGCGACATCGTGCTGACCGTGGTGCGCGCCGACGCGGCGCCCGGCGCGCTGTTCGTCGGCGACGTGATGTCGGCGCCCGTCGCGCTCGCGAACGCCGACGACGACATCTGGTTGCTCGCGAAGCGGATGCGCCAGCACGGCGTGCGTCGCTTGCCGGTCGTCGGCGCCGATGGGGAACTGGTCGGCGTCGTGTCGCTCGACGACATGCTGCGCGCGGCCGCGGCGCTGCTCGATGAATTGCGTCTCGTCGCTGCGCGTCAGGTGTATTTCGAGGAGAAGCAGCGTGGGTGA
- a CDS encoding CBS domain-containing protein, translated as MHIGRICTQPVESCTAECSAFELADRMRHGHVGDIVVIEYRNGDAVPIGLVTDRDLVLEVMACGDDPEQIAAGQIMSRGLIVVSDTDEIGVALDAMRRSGIRRLPVVDDAGRLAGIVTLDDIVEYLAALFGGIAEIGKLQQIEEQRFRT; from the coding sequence ATGCACATCGGAAGAATCTGTACCCAGCCGGTCGAGTCGTGCACGGCCGAATGCAGCGCGTTCGAACTGGCCGACCGGATGCGGCACGGGCATGTCGGCGACATCGTCGTGATCGAGTATCGCAACGGCGATGCCGTGCCGATCGGCCTCGTGACGGATCGCGATCTCGTCCTCGAGGTGATGGCGTGCGGCGACGATCCGGAGCAGATCGCGGCCGGCCAGATCATGTCGCGCGGCCTGATCGTCGTGTCCGACACCGACGAGATCGGCGTCGCGCTCGATGCAATGCGCCGCTCGGGCATCCGCCGCTTGCCGGTCGTCGACGATGCGGGCCGGCTCGCGGGCATCGTCACGCTCGACGATATCGTCGAATACCTTGCCGCGCTGTTCGGCGGGATCGCGGAAATCGGCAAGCTGCAGCAGATCGAGGAACAACGGTTCCGCACGTGA
- a CDS encoding YadA family autotransporter adhesin, with protein sequence MQRNQISALVAAMFASAGVLVAGAAHADNFVDRGNPDNALTGQCIDGTNPLCVATKSGTYVATSSTNFTSGANAKAGSSGIAIGDQSNAGSQGGSSSGGGIAIGVGAQALANSATAIGTVALAQGNTALAMGRQSAAIGDYSMALGNVADAHGTSSIALGHSALASGDRSIAIGGANPTTSDGVSNGASYDAATQTRAGGTQSVAIGAGAQTNDNNQVAIGSGSIGANNGGTPVFGGTAAPVGGAVSFGSVGHERQIRNVAAGAADTDAVNVEQLKNVNGTLSTGIANVDARVTSVGNTLSTSIASVDQRVTNVGNSLSTSIVTATQNVVKYTDDSHAAIALDGASGTTISGLAAGVADTDAVNVGQLKGTVAPLQTSLSTAVGNITNLQNNVTGLSASLSTAASNIGGLQAADARNVKYDGASGFDSVTFAGPNGTTLHNVADGVAANDAVNVGQLGKATDTLNQSIANVGNSVTKLGDQVNVNTGNIAALQQDALQWNAGLGTYDASHGGNGPQRIGNLAAGRDGTDAVNVDQLNAAIHDGTSQLDSLAVKYDDASKQQVSLGGGNGSAPVRVTNVAEGGVLVGSTDAVNGAQLRRATDATAAALGGGATANADGSLGAPSYRVGGDAFNNVGDALTNLDGRVGSNTTTIQNHETRLGNAETHIAGNTTAIAGLQKDALQFDPTLGAYSAARDGAPTQLTNVADGRIAAGSTDAVNGGQLYGVKTDLEQQITNVSNQAGEAVKNVVKYDVDTNGNRLNSVSLVGGDAASPVVLKNVAAGVDDTDAVNVKQLKSVQSNLDQLGALAVQYDDASKSSITLGGAGGTRITNVQAGTLSATSTDAVNGSQLHATNQQVAKNTTDITNLQESVTNVTNGKAGLVQQQDPNGAITVGKDSGGTSVNFAGTSGDRVLSGVAAGVNANDAVNMAQFNSALNTAAANDRIRAAATDANTTWIARADAGSIGSTATASGKNAVAVGQGSVADRDNSFSVGAKGNERQVTNVAAGTAPTDAVNVQQLNDNLNAASTQAKGYTDQRVGQVYNAFNDLKKDMFGGVASAMAVAGLPQPTAPGRSMVSAATANYRGQQGFAAGYSYVTESNRWVVKASVTGNSRSDFGAVVGAGYQF encoded by the coding sequence ATGCAGAGGAACCAGATCTCGGCGCTCGTCGCCGCCATGTTCGCAAGCGCAGGTGTGCTGGTCGCGGGGGCTGCCCACGCCGACAACTTCGTCGACCGCGGCAATCCGGACAACGCGTTGACCGGGCAATGCATCGACGGCACGAACCCGTTGTGCGTCGCGACGAAGAGCGGCACGTACGTCGCGACCAGCAGCACGAACTTCACGTCGGGCGCGAACGCGAAGGCCGGTTCCAGCGGCATCGCGATCGGCGACCAGTCGAACGCCGGCAGCCAGGGCGGCTCGAGCAGCGGCGGCGGTATTGCGATCGGCGTCGGCGCGCAGGCGCTCGCGAACTCGGCGACCGCGATCGGCACGGTGGCGCTCGCGCAAGGCAACACGGCGCTCGCGATGGGCCGCCAGTCGGCCGCGATCGGCGACTACTCGATGGCGCTGGGCAACGTCGCCGACGCGCACGGCACGAGCTCCATCGCGCTCGGTCACTCGGCGCTGGCGAGCGGCGATCGTTCGATTGCGATCGGCGGCGCGAATCCGACCACCAGCGACGGCGTCTCGAACGGCGCTTCCTACGACGCGGCGACGCAGACACGTGCGGGCGGCACGCAGTCGGTCGCGATCGGCGCGGGCGCGCAGACGAACGACAACAACCAGGTGGCCATTGGCTCCGGCAGCATCGGCGCGAACAACGGCGGTACGCCCGTGTTCGGCGGCACCGCCGCGCCGGTCGGCGGTGCGGTGTCGTTCGGTTCGGTCGGCCATGAACGGCAGATCCGCAACGTCGCGGCCGGTGCGGCCGATACGGACGCGGTGAACGTCGAGCAGCTGAAGAACGTCAACGGTACGCTGAGCACCGGCATCGCGAACGTCGATGCGCGCGTGACCTCCGTCGGCAATACGCTGTCGACGTCGATCGCCAGCGTCGACCAGCGCGTGACCAATGTCGGCAACAGCCTGAGCACCAGCATCGTCACCGCGACGCAGAACGTCGTCAAATACACCGACGATTCGCATGCGGCGATCGCGCTCGACGGCGCGAGCGGCACGACGATCAGCGGGCTCGCGGCCGGCGTTGCCGATACCGACGCGGTGAACGTCGGGCAACTGAAGGGCACCGTCGCGCCGCTGCAGACGTCGCTGTCGACCGCGGTCGGGAACATCACGAACCTGCAGAACAACGTGACCGGCCTGAGCGCGTCGCTGAGCACCGCGGCGTCGAACATCGGCGGCCTGCAGGCGGCCGACGCGCGCAACGTGAAGTACGACGGCGCGAGCGGCTTCGATTCGGTCACGTTCGCCGGCCCGAACGGCACGACGCTGCACAACGTCGCGGACGGCGTGGCCGCGAACGACGCGGTCAACGTCGGCCAGCTCGGCAAGGCGACCGATACGCTGAACCAGTCGATCGCCAACGTCGGCAACAGCGTGACGAAGCTCGGCGATCAGGTGAACGTGAACACCGGTAATATCGCCGCGCTGCAACAGGACGCGCTGCAATGGAACGCGGGCCTCGGCACCTATGACGCGAGCCACGGCGGCAACGGGCCGCAGCGCATCGGCAACCTCGCGGCCGGCCGAGACGGCACCGATGCGGTCAACGTCGATCAGCTGAATGCGGCGATCCACGACGGCACGAGCCAGCTCGATTCGCTCGCCGTGAAGTATGACGATGCGAGCAAGCAGCAGGTTTCGCTCGGCGGCGGCAACGGCAGCGCGCCGGTGCGCGTGACGAACGTCGCGGAAGGCGGCGTCTTGGTCGGCAGCACCGACGCGGTGAACGGCGCGCAGTTGCGCCGCGCGACCGACGCCACGGCGGCCGCGCTCGGCGGCGGTGCAACGGCGAATGCCGACGGCTCGCTCGGCGCGCCGTCGTACCGGGTCGGCGGCGACGCGTTCAACAACGTCGGCGACGCGCTGACGAACCTCGACGGCCGCGTCGGCAGCAACACGACGACGATCCAGAACCACGAAACCCGCCTCGGCAACGCGGAAACCCATATCGCCGGCAATACGACCGCGATCGCCGGGTTGCAGAAGGACGCGCTGCAGTTCGACCCGACGCTCGGCGCCTACAGCGCCGCACGCGACGGCGCGCCGACGCAGCTGACCAACGTCGCCGACGGCCGGATCGCGGCCGGCAGCACGGATGCGGTCAACGGTGGCCAGCTGTACGGCGTGAAGACCGATCTCGAGCAGCAGATCACGAACGTGTCGAACCAGGCCGGCGAAGCCGTGAAGAACGTCGTGAAATACGACGTGGACACGAACGGCAACCGGCTGAATTCCGTTTCGCTCGTCGGCGGCGATGCCGCGTCGCCCGTCGTGCTGAAGAACGTCGCGGCCGGCGTGGACGATACCGATGCGGTGAACGTGAAGCAGCTGAAGTCGGTGCAGTCGAACCTCGACCAGCTCGGCGCGCTCGCGGTGCAGTACGACGATGCGTCGAAGAGCTCGATCACGCTCGGCGGCGCCGGCGGCACGAGGATCACGAACGTGCAGGCCGGTACGCTCAGCGCAACCAGCACGGACGCCGTGAACGGCTCGCAGCTCCACGCGACGAATCAGCAGGTCGCGAAGAACACGACCGACATCACGAACCTGCAGGAGAGCGTGACCAACGTCACGAACGGCAAGGCGGGCCTCGTGCAGCAGCAGGACCCGAACGGCGCGATCACGGTTGGCAAGGACTCGGGCGGCACGAGCGTGAACTTCGCCGGCACGTCGGGCGACCGCGTGCTGAGCGGCGTCGCGGCCGGCGTGAACGCGAACGACGCGGTCAACATGGCGCAGTTCAACAGCGCGCTGAACACCGCGGCGGCCAACGACCGGATCCGTGCGGCGGCGACCGATGCGAACACCACGTGGATCGCGCGCGCCGATGCCGGTTCGATCGGCTCGACGGCAACCGCGAGCGGCAAGAACGCCGTCGCGGTCGGCCAGGGCTCGGTCGCGGATCGCGACAATTCGTTCTCGGTCGGCGCGAAGGGCAACGAGCGCCAGGTCACCAACGTCGCGGCCGGTACGGCGCCGACCGACGCGGTGAACGTGCAGCAGCTGAACGACAACCTGAACGCTGCGTCGACGCAGGCGAAGGGCTACACCGATCAGCGCGTCGGACAGGTGTACAACGCGTTCAACGATCTGAAGAAGGACATGTTCGGCGGCGTTGCGTCGGCGATGGCGGTGGCCGGCCTTCCGCAACCGACTGCGCCGGGGCGCTCGATGGTGTCGGCAGCCACGGCGAACTACCGCGGCCAGCAAGGTTTCGCGGCGGGTTACTCGTACGTGACGGAGAGCAACCGCTGGGTCGTCAAGGCGTCGGTGACGGGCAACAGCCGCTCGGACTTCGGTGCGGTCGTCGGCGCGGGCTACCAGTTCTGA
- a CDS encoding Crp/Fnr family transcriptional regulator produces MHDWYALFDEVKKLGGYPSDAQLAEALALTRAQISAWRTGKSDLGTLSKLRILDALGQDDVRSAVLSLLPESNRDILIRQHLELVARVAQGTQSDRGSRDGARATGAAPSDNRLLRALPANELDRLAPHLVPVDLAPGQVLHKQGDSLSHLYLPTTAACVVFHSTKASAPLGLAMIGNDGLVGLSACIGEPRAANRVVVQGAGHAYRLDADVAKQEFSLGGTFQRLLLRYTQALLAQMSQLTVCGHHHSPLEQLCRWLLQTLDRLDGNAIQFSRKVFPGVLAFDGALARNTLRKLGTDGAIRYRPGLITIVDRDAIEHHACECHRILCRNDARVFAVR; encoded by the coding sequence GTGCACGACTGGTATGCATTATTCGACGAAGTAAAGAAGCTGGGCGGCTATCCCAGCGACGCCCAACTCGCGGAGGCGCTCGCGTTGACCCGCGCCCAGATATCTGCGTGGCGCACCGGTAAGAGCGACCTCGGCACGCTGTCGAAGCTGCGCATCCTCGATGCGCTCGGTCAGGACGACGTGCGCTCCGCGGTCCTGAGTCTCCTGCCGGAAAGCAACCGCGACATCCTGATCCGTCAGCATCTCGAACTCGTCGCGCGCGTGGCGCAAGGCACACAGTCCGATCGCGGCAGTCGCGACGGCGCGCGCGCAACCGGTGCCGCGCCTTCGGACAACCGGCTGCTGCGTGCGCTGCCGGCCAACGAACTCGACCGGCTAGCACCGCATCTCGTACCGGTGGATCTCGCGCCCGGACAAGTGCTCCACAAGCAAGGCGACAGCCTGAGCCACCTGTATCTGCCGACCACCGCGGCCTGCGTCGTCTTCCATTCGACGAAAGCGAGCGCACCGCTCGGCCTGGCCATGATCGGCAACGACGGGCTCGTGGGCTTGTCTGCATGTATCGGCGAGCCGCGCGCGGCCAACCGCGTGGTCGTCCAGGGCGCGGGCCATGCATACCGGCTCGACGCCGACGTCGCCAAACAGGAATTCTCGCTCGGCGGCACGTTCCAGCGACTGCTGCTGCGCTATACGCAGGCATTGCTCGCGCAGATGTCGCAACTCACCGTGTGCGGGCATCACCATTCGCCGCTGGAGCAGCTGTGCCGCTGGCTGCTGCAAACGCTCGACCGGCTGGACGGCAACGCGATCCAGTTCAGCAGGAAAGTCTTTCCGGGGGTCCTGGCGTTCGACGGCGCGCTCGCCCGCAATACGCTGCGCAAACTGGGGACCGACGGCGCGATCCGCTATCGTCCCGGCCTAATCACGATCGTCGATCGCGACGCGATCGAGCACCACGCGTGCGAGTGCCACCGCATCCTGTGTCGCAACGACGCACGCGTGTTCGCCGTGCGCTGA
- a CDS encoding DoxX family protein, with amino-acid sequence MNPAQSAPAPAPARMAVDLGLLFLRVSASLLLLVVHGLPKLVHYTAEAAAIEDPFHLGRTLSILFAIFAEVVCPIFMIVGLWPRLAALPVMIITVVALVFVHPDWSLRDGQFAWMLLILFGTIAIAGAGRYALPRIPLRRA; translated from the coding sequence ATGAATCCTGCTCAATCCGCTCCCGCTCCCGCTCCCGCCCGCATGGCCGTCGATCTCGGCCTGCTGTTCCTGCGCGTCAGCGCAAGCCTGCTGTTGCTCGTCGTGCACGGCTTGCCGAAGCTCGTCCACTACACGGCCGAAGCGGCCGCGATCGAGGACCCGTTCCATCTCGGGCGCACGCTGTCGATCCTGTTCGCGATCTTCGCGGAAGTCGTGTGCCCGATCTTCATGATCGTCGGCCTGTGGCCGAGGCTCGCCGCGTTGCCGGTGATGATCATCACCGTCGTCGCGCTGGTGTTCGTGCATCCCGACTGGTCGCTGCGCGACGGGCAGTTCGCGTGGATGCTGCTGATCCTATTCGGCACGATCGCGATCGCCGGCGCCGGCCGCTATGCGCTGCCGCGCATCCCGCTTCGACGCGCGTAG
- a CDS encoding histidine kinase, which produces MMHNDSMDVLTVAGLFVTLGTWAWVFCKMQRVAATDHQTNAACDTPVASSNRDHVVLFNPAAERMVGRSARMPAHPTIATCRSAETEHARRIEPDSAPLANAAGIATCVRAIDASPARAAHPRACAEHNPVATWLMRDGVIVGVNDACLALLGALAPADVIATAASAWLDADGLKGVRRQLAMAPVAPHGRTEPTAGVLTRRDGRTRDVDVLATVSSDAVHAPVLLTFHDVTRRNATERELRESRHALRELARGVQREREAEFARVARELHEGLAQPLDALKIEIAALNARYAQLMQQDGTANEASRKIDAHLDHLAAHVRQLTADLRPPMLDELGLAATLEWLAQDLFARYGVKIDTDLSATVVDDAAASVLYRIARDALESARLRVPVARIGVQLRQASGFVRLTIREDGALDDAFVDRQRPPALFAIREQVATIGGDADWKTLATGGQELVVHLSSLSRR; this is translated from the coding sequence ATGATGCACAACGATTCGATGGACGTATTGACCGTCGCCGGGCTGTTCGTCACGCTCGGAACCTGGGCCTGGGTTTTCTGCAAAATGCAGCGCGTCGCCGCCACGGACCATCAGACGAATGCCGCGTGCGATACGCCCGTCGCGTCCAGCAATCGCGATCACGTCGTTCTGTTCAATCCGGCAGCCGAGCGCATGGTCGGACGCAGCGCGCGCATGCCGGCCCACCCTACCATCGCGACGTGTCGATCCGCTGAAACAGAGCACGCGCGCCGTATCGAACCGGACTCGGCACCGCTCGCAAACGCCGCCGGCATCGCGACGTGCGTTCGCGCCATCGACGCATCGCCTGCGCGCGCCGCGCACCCGCGCGCATGTGCCGAACACAACCCCGTTGCGACGTGGCTGATGCGCGACGGCGTGATCGTCGGGGTGAACGACGCATGCCTCGCGCTGCTCGGCGCGCTCGCGCCGGCAGACGTGATCGCCACAGCGGCATCCGCGTGGCTCGACGCGGACGGCCTGAAAGGCGTGCGGCGGCAACTGGCGATGGCGCCAGTCGCGCCGCACGGGCGGACCGAGCCGACGGCTGGCGTCCTCACGCGCCGCGACGGTCGGACCCGCGACGTCGACGTGTTGGCGACCGTATCGAGCGACGCAGTTCATGCGCCGGTGCTGTTGACGTTCCACGACGTCACGCGACGCAATGCGACCGAGCGCGAGCTGCGCGAATCGCGCCATGCGTTGCGCGAACTCGCGCGCGGCGTGCAGCGTGAGCGCGAGGCCGAATTCGCACGCGTTGCCCGCGAGCTTCACGAAGGGCTCGCACAACCGCTCGACGCGTTGAAGATCGAGATCGCCGCGCTGAACGCACGTTATGCTCAGTTGATGCAGCAAGACGGAACCGCGAACGAAGCCAGCCGGAAGATCGACGCGCATCTGGACCATCTCGCCGCACACGTGCGGCAACTCACCGCCGACCTCAGGCCGCCGATGCTCGACGAGCTCGGGCTCGCCGCCACGCTCGAGTGGCTCGCGCAAGATCTGTTCGCCCGATACGGCGTGAAGATCGACACCGACCTCAGCGCGACCGTGGTGGACGATGCGGCCGCGTCGGTGCTTTATCGGATCGCACGCGATGCGCTCGAATCCGCGCGGCTGCGCGTGCCCGTTGCGCGCATCGGCGTGCAGTTGCGGCAGGCCAGCGGTTTCGTCAGGTTGACGATCCGGGAGGACGGCGCGCTCGACGACGCCTTCGTCGACCGGCAGCGCCCTCCGGCGCTGTTCGCGATACGCGAGCAGGTCGCGACGATCGGCGGCGACGCCGACTGGAAGACGCTCGCCACCGGCGGGCAGGAACTCGTCGTGCACTTGTCGTCGTTGTCGCGCCGCTAG